A segment of the Coffea arabica cultivar ET-39 chromosome 8c, Coffea Arabica ET-39 HiFi, whole genome shotgun sequence genome:
GTTGGTATACATTCAAGTTAGTTCATTTACCAATATATTTTTCAGCTGCATACAGTAATTTTTTAAGATCGTCTATACTACTAGACCAGTACCAACAATTAGTAAAGAAATGATTTGCAACAAGTGAAAAACCTACCTAGCTATGACTTTGCTAATAATATTTCCATTTGTTATTCAATATCATGTAGTTTTTGTTTTGCAGTACTAGTTTATTATAGTGTAGCAATGCTTGTAGCTTTTATCTAAATTACCAATCAGCTAGACACACTTAAAGAAGACATTACATAGCTAAACGGTTCTTCCCTTTTCTTATCAATGTTGATAAGAAAAAGTATATACGAAAAACTGTGACAATGAGAAAACACATAAGAAGTACATTGCAAGTCCTCCCAAACTAGTAATGACAGAAATGAGTAAAAGCAGAGTAACCTTTCAACTAAAGAAATAATAGTCAAAATCACATTTTCTGTCCAACTTATATTCACCTCATAAATGGTATCAGGCAGAATTCCATTTTTACATATGTAGGATGACTGCTTGTAGTTGTTCTACACAGGCCAAATATTTTAACCGAGCCAGTTGTAATGATCTCATCAGCTAAATGCGATGCTTATGTATTGGCCTGAATCTCAGAAGAAATGTTAGAGAACTAAAATTTCTTATCATTTTAGCCCTGCCTATGACAAAAATTACAACTAATGCGTCAAGAACTAGGGTgttaacgagtcgagtcgagttcaaATAGTGCTATAATCAAGTTCGAACTCAGTCCTACACAAGCCTACTCGAACTCGACCTCGACTCGAACGAGTAGAAAGTTATGTAATTTGACTCGAATAATATGTATTTCCAAATTTGAGCTCGACTCGTTAGTCGCGAGCCTTAACAAGCTCCAGGGCTCAAAAAAAGGCTCAAAAATTTATGGTAAATTATCTAAAATCCTCAtttgcttttttgtttttaccaTATTACATTTTTTCcatttatgaattttattgAGTAGACAATATTTATGATAAATTATCTAAAACATAAATCCTTACTAGTCATTTCATAATTAAAATaacatataatataaataatatacTGATAATCAAGCTACATTGCGAGCACTCAAGTAGCACAAACGGAGGCTTGAACTCGACTTGGTATATGCATCAAGATAAATGGAGGCTCGAACTCGACTTGATATATGTATCAAGATACTCGAGCTCAAACTTGAACTCGGTCAAATTGAGTTCGAGCTGAGCATTTGACCGGGCCACTTGCAAGCTACTTGCGAGCAGTTCAACTTGCCAGCAGCCCTATTAGGAACTGTAAAATAGTTATAGAAGTTTTGTATAATTACTGATAGCAAATTTTTGAAGTTCTATAATGAAATAGACTGCAGTCTGGAATAGTAGCTTCttaagaaaaagacaaaaaaaaagaagaaatcaaaTGTGCCAGTGACTATTGTGCATGCAAGTCAAGCAAACATAGTTCGTAATAAGCAACTAAGGCATAATCAATGGTGATAGCTACACTAcatatatgaaattttcaattattACTTAGCTAATGTTATTGAACATTTGTTCGTTTACCATGGAATTTGAGGTACATTTTGAAACTCCTCAATTTCGGTTCAGTATGGATAATTGTCCCACATATATGAAGGTGACAAATAGCATCTGATCAGAGGAATATATGATTAGACAAAGATTTGAGTGGTCTTCGGAATATGTTTCTGATTTAACCATTATCATAAAAGACTCATCAGACTCAAATACTCTCTAACTAATCGATATAAATCAAGGCGTGTTGtatcaaaatttaaaaacaattaTTAGTTTTCAAATCGATAGCTATCAGGTAAATAAAAGGGGTGGCAATGTAACTAGAGCACAGAGAATCCCCTGCAATGAAACTTCCCTTTAACTTCTTTGCTTTTTCCCTGTTTCTTGCCTTTATTGTAGGTATAGGAAAGCGATGGAAGAGATCCAACGCAGCAAAGAGGCTGCCCCCTTCTCCATCAAAGCTACCTATTGTTGGAAATATGAACCGTTTGATTGTTTCCCAACCTCATCATACTCTCAGAAAGTTAGCTCAAAAGCATAAAGCATTGATGCACCTTCAGCTGGGTGAAATTTCTTCAATTGTTATATCATCACCGTGTTTAGCGAAAGAGATATTGAAAACTCATGATCTTGCCTTTGCGATTCGGACACAGTTTCTATCAGCCAAGATCATATGTTATAAATGTTCAGATATTGCAGTCCGTGAATATGGTGACTATTGGAGACACATGCGTAAGCTATGCTCTCCAGAACTCTAGTGTTAAATGCGTCCTATCATTTATCTCCATTCAGCAAGATGAGGCTTCAGATCTTATTACATTGATTAAGGCTCTGACTAACGCTGGAGAGTCAATTGATTTAAAGGAAAAACTGTCCTCATACTCAAGCTCCATGTTTGCAGAGCAGCACTTGGCAGGGTAAGCAAAGATCAATTCAAGGCATTCTTACAGTTGAACAAGGAACAATTGTTCCTTTCTGGCACCATTGACTTTTTTTATCTCTTTCCATCCCTCAGAATTCACATCCGCTATTTTCACTGAAGTCTAAGTTGTTAGACGTGCGCCATAAACTAGATACAGTTTTGGACAGCATAATCGATCACCATATTGACAATCTAGCATGGACAAAAACGGCCACTGGAGAATTTGACCATAAGAATCTAACTGATGCTCTTCTCAGAGTTAAAGAACGTGGTGACCTTCAATTTCTAAGTACCAACGACGACATCAAAGCTGTTTTGATGGTGATGTTCTTTCTTGTCACATTTTCTTCATATGCTCTTCAGGTAATCAAGCACATTGActtgcattgcatttgtttaGGTAACAAATTGAATTTTATCATTTCATGCAGGATGTGTTTTCCACGGAACTGAAACTTCATAAGCAACAGTGGAATGGGAAATTTCCAAGATGATAAAAAATCCAAGTGGTTAAGGCACAAATCAAAGTACGAAAACCTTCACCGAAAATATACAATTGAAGAAAGTGATGTTCAGGAATTGGAGTACCTAAAGTTAgtgataaaagaaaatttcaggttacaccctcgtgttcctctagattcCTAGAGAATGCAGGGAGGAatgtgaaattgatggatatatcaTTCCCAACAAACAAGATGCCTGGGCAATTGGAAGACCCCAAGTTTTGGGATGATCTAGATAGTAACAAACcaaaaagatttgaaaacaattcCATTGATTTCAATGGAAGTCACTCTGAATATGTTCCATTTGGTGCTGGAAGGAGGATTTGCCCAGGAATTCCATTTGGTTTCGCCAACATTGAGCTTCCTTTAGCTCTTCTCCTCTATCATTTCAACAGGAAGCTCCTAAATGGTCCCATCTCTAGTGATTTCGACATGGAAGATCTTGTACGAATAATTgcaccaacaaaaaaaaatcttcgcCTGCTTGCGACCCTGTATGATCCATCACCTGATCTACCAACCCAAACTTTGTGAAGATACAAATGGTCTCTGGTTTTCATCAGCATTTTCGCCACTGTTATAAAACTTTGTATGTgtaaatgtcattttttttcttgccaaaGTGTTTACGAATAAGATTTGTGTTCTGTTTCCTTGCTTCAATGATGTCAAACTTTACTTTCAATTATCTAGAATCCTTGCAAGAAAAACATCTATTGGCTTTCAATTATCATTACTTTTTGATCAGTTTTCAAAAAGTTGCCTAAGAAATTAGGTAATGAGAAGCTTATGAGCAAGGTTTTTAAACCTAGACCATTCATTAAACTGATATTTTACTAGATAAAGGGTACTGGTTCAATGGTTGAACTAACCACTATCAAGCCATTGTTGACTTGTGACATCATAATTATGACATAAAGAAttattatgttatttttattatcatATATACCAATAACAAAAATCCTATAAATCCGTGCTTAGCTGATTAATGGATATCATTAAACTGTTGAGTTCATCATTGATGAAAATAACTTagaaattgaaataataatataatatagaTTAAATAAATCATTTTTACGATTATAACATATCCAAAAGCAATAAAGAAAATTATATTGTACAAAACATGagcaattaaaaagaaaatgaaaaatgaagtaaCTTTAATAAAACGTGAAATTTCTTGATTATAAGAATAAAAACTTGTGAACTAATGAATAAAAATTAGAGAGTCATCAAGAATTGGACTACAATATAGGTACTTTAATTGTAATAATAGTTTAGTTGATAAGAAGTAACAACTTTAGTAAGAACTTTTGAAATGACTAACTAATTTAGAGCTaaattgtaatttttaaaaaggataatttcagaaacctccctcaaGATTTTTGACAATGTCACATAAATACTATCTAATATTAGAAATTACACAGGCCTTCCCTTTCATGTAGACATGACCAAATGTCACCATCAGGAGCTTTCAAATGACTAAATTGCCCTCAAAAACCTACGCCAACAAATATTGAAaatatgagaaaaagaaattgcttaaaaaaaatttttttttgctactTGGCACCAAATAGCACTTGTAATAACATTATCTAAGAAAAaccaaaataacttttaaaaaATCAGGAAACAAGAGGCTCAGCCGTTCATGATACTTCATTTGGTGAAGGATTTCTGCAAAAAAAGTGACTAATATGCCAAAATTTAGGCTCCACCAAAATCACTAGAGGTGAAAGACAAAATTGTTTTTGGTTTATTAAACCTACTTACAAGTTTTCTAAGCATTGACTATTATTTATCATGTTAATGGCACCTAATGTTTGTCATAGATATAATTTCAACTTCTTAGAAGATTATATGCTACACTTATGAACGTACCTCTATGCTACTTGATGATGATCACAAATGACTTTGTTTGCAGAATATCTTCAGTTAAAGttggcatgaattttttttggcattttcaccAGCCTTATATGTTGGCATGAAAGATCTGTTGCACTACCAATGGCTCTTCTTAGGCTCAATGGTCAAAAGTGTaacattttgttttttttttttttttttggctatccTGAGAGGATCATACTGGTGGcaatctttttgcttttttttttattggcatTTTCCTCATCA
Coding sequences within it:
- the LOC113705920 gene encoding premnaspirodiene oxygenase-like; amino-acid sequence: MEFEVHFETPQFRFSIGKRWKRSNAAKRLPPSPSKLPIVGNMNRLIVSQPHHTLRKLAQKHKALMHLQLGEISSIVISSPCLAKEILKTHDLAFAIRTQFLSAKIICYKCSDIAVREYGDYWRHMRKTVLILKLHVCRAALGRNSHPLFSLKSKLLDVRHKLDTVLDSIIDHHIDNLAWTKTATGEFDHKNLTDALLRVKERGDLQFLSTNDDIKAVLMVMFFLVTFSSYALQVTPSCSSRFLENAGRNVKLMDISFPTNKMPGQLEDPKFWDDLDSNKPKRFENNSIDFNGSHSEYVPFGAGRRICPGIPFGFANIELPLALLLYHFNRKLLNGPISSDFDMEDLVRIIAPTKKNLRLLATLYDPSPDLPTQTL